One segment of Dromaius novaehollandiae isolate bDroNov1 chromosome Z, bDroNov1.hap1, whole genome shotgun sequence DNA contains the following:
- the ARL14EPL gene encoding ARL14 effector protein-like, producing MSDHSEENWKKSNSAQETSAERNASPPKDCSITQKQLQQIEKQLKCLAFQNPGPQVADFNPEAREQKKKARMSQMNQDFFYKPKITKKYDKHGRLLCNNVDLCDCLEKNCLGCFYPCPKCNSNKCGPECRCSRKWVYDTIETEAGDVISMLPFIVPD from the exons ATGAGTGATCATtcggaagaaaactggaagaaaagcaaTTCTGCCCAGGAAACATCTGCAGAAAGAAATGCCTCTCCTCCTAAGGACTGCTCAATAACACAAAAACAATTG caACAAATAGAGAAACAACTAAAATGCTTAGCCTTTCAAAATCCAGGACCCCAGGTAGCTGACTTCAATCCTGAAGCTAGAGAGCAGAAGAAGAAAGCACGCATGTCACAGATgaaccaggattttttttataaGCCCAA aaTCACAAAGAAGTATGACAAACACGGCAGGCTGCTCTGTAATAATGTCGATTTGTGTGACTGCCTGGAGAAGAACTGCCTGGGTTGCTTCTATCCTTGCCCCAAATGCAATTCCAACAAATGTGGACCAGAATGTCGCTGCAGTAGGAAATGGGTTTATGATACAATTGAGACTGAGGCTGGGGATGTGATCAGCATGTTGCCATTTATTGTCCCTGACTGA